The genomic region GTGGCACAATTGAGACAGTGCTTTATGACAGCGCGGATAGCTATGCGCAGTCACGACTAATTTATCTGCAGAACAGACGGTTTGAGTTGAACGATTTCGCAAGTGGTGATTTGGAAACCGTGAGTGGCGAGGGGGGGGCTGCATCCGCATCTGACCCCTATGCTGATCCATATCTGGATCCCTACGCGGATCCTTATGCACAGTGAAAGGTGGCCGCGCTATGTTTGACCGTCCAAACCGCCGTGCTGTGTTGACAGCCTTGATTGCGGCCTCGTCCTTTGCGCTTTCGACAGCGCATATGGCGCAAGGCGCGATGACCGAGGGCGATGCGGCTGCATTGATCCAGACCGTCAGCGCCGATTTGAACGCCATTGCATCGGGCAGTGCCGCGGCTTCGCCTGCACAGTTCGAGCGCATTTTGGATCGCTATGCGGATATGCCGATTATTGCCCAAACTGTCTTGGGGGTGGATTGGCGCAGTGCGTCAGATGCGCAGCGGCGCGGGTTCACACAGGCCTTGCGCGGGTATCTTGCCCGTAAATACGGCGCGCGTTTCCATGAATTTGAGGGCGGCTCAATCGAAGTGACGGGTGCACGTCCGATCCGCAGCTTTTTCGAAGTGCGCTCCCGCGCGCGTCTTGCGGGGCAGTCACCTGTTGAGGTGATTTGGCTCGTGTCTGACGGATCTGGGCAGCCGCGCATCTTTAATATCTTGATTGAAGGCATCGACCTTCGCAGCACCGAAGGCCAAGAAATGCGCTCGATTCTCGATGCCAATGGCGGCAGCATTGACGCCCTCATTGCAGCGCTCAACGCCAGTTGATTATTGGTCGCTGCGCCCTAAAAGCCCGCCCAAAACCTGCATCAAAATTTGCTCTGCGAGATCAGCCGCGCCGTCTAGGACTTGGCCTGTGCCCTCATTGGTGCTCAACACACGATTTGGCCCGCGGCTGCCTTCGGCGATTGGGTCAATCATCGGCAAAGGCGAGGCGGGTTGATTTGCTTGGATACGCTCCATTGTTTGGCGCCACAACTCAGCGGGTAATCCGCCGCCAGTGACACCTGTGAGAGGGCGGTTATCGTCATAACCCATCCAAACGCCTGCGACATAATCGGAGGTAAAGCCAATAAACCAAGCATCCCGCGCTGAGTTGGTGGTGCCCGTCTTTCCCGCCACTTCAACATCGGCAAGATTGGCCCGTTGCCCTGTGCCATTTTCGACCACTTGGTTCATCATATAGATCAATTGGCGCGCTGCATTATCCGTGATCACGCGCTCGCGAATACCACCTGTTTGGCCCATTAAGGGAGTGTCATCCCCCATCAGGCGCAATTCCAACAAGCCATAAGGCGTAACCGCAGAGCCACCATTCAAAATACCTGCATAGGCGCCCGACATTTCCAAGAGGCTTGATTCAGAAGCCCCAAGCGCCAAGGCAGGGCCAGCCGCCAAATCGCTGTCTATGCCGAATTCACTGGCCACCTGCCGCACCAAATCGCGGCCCACCTGTTCAGACAAACGCACCGCTGCGGTGTTGAGCGAGGCTTGAAGCGCCTCGGTCAGGGTGACCTCGCCATAAAATTCCCCTGAGTAATTCTCAGGTGACCATGCGCCAGAGCCTGGAATGTTCAATGTCAGCGGCGCATCAAGAATAAGGTCGTCAAAACGCCATCCCAAATCCAGCGCGGTTGCGTAGACAAAGGGCTTGAACGCCGAGCCTGTCTGCCGCTGCGCCTGTGTTGCGCGGTTGAACAAACCTGCCCCCCGCAGATCGCGGCCCCCGACCATGGCACGCACGGCCCCATCGGCGCTCATCACAACAATTGCGGCTTGCGCCTCTGATCCTTCGCGGACTTGGTTGGTAAAGACATCATTGATTGCGTCTTCAGCGGCGCGCTGCATGGCGGGGTCAAAGGTGGTGCGCAGGATCACATCTTCTGTGGTGTCGCGTGTCAGAAAGCTTGGCCCTTCGGACATGATCCAATCGGCGAAATATCCCCCCATATTGTCGCGGGCTGCATCCGAAAGCGTGGCAGGGTTGGCTCGCGCGGCGGATAATTCAGAGGCGGTCAAATACTCTTCGCGCGCCATGAGGCCCAAAATCACATTGGCCCGTTCTTGCGCACGCTCCAAGTTGCGGGTGGGGGCGAAATAGGAAGGTGCCACCAAAAGCCCTGCCAACATTGCGGCTTGGGGTGCGTTAACTTCGGCGGCGGAAATTCCAAAATACCGCTGCGCTGCCGCCTCAAACCCCCGAGTGCCCGCACCCAGATAGGCGCGATTGAAATAGATGCTCAGGATGTCATCTTTGCTGTAGCGCCACTCCATTGCGAGGGCGAAGGGCACTTCTTGTAATTTGCGGGCGATGGTTGTTTCGCGGCAATCGGCCTCATAGGCGGCTTCGCTGTCCCAAAGTTCTGGATCATAAGGTGTGCCCAAACACATCAGCTTGGCCACCTGCTGCGTGATGGTTGAGCCACCATGCCCCTGCAAGGGCCCGCGCCCCTCGCGCATATTAATGATCATTGCGCCCAAAATGCCGCGCGGGCTCACGCCAAAATGATTGTAAAAACGGCGATC from Rhodobacterales bacterium HKCCA1288 harbors:
- a CDS encoding ABC transporter substrate-binding protein, whose translation is MFDRPNRRAVLTALIAASSFALSTAHMAQGAMTEGDAAALIQTVSADLNAIASGSAAASPAQFERILDRYADMPIIAQTVLGVDWRSASDAQRRGFTQALRGYLARKYGARFHEFEGGSIEVTGARPIRSFFEVRSRARLAGQSPVEVIWLVSDGSGQPRIFNILIEGIDLRSTEGQEMRSILDANGGSIDALIAALNAS
- a CDS encoding penicillin-binding protein; translated protein: MSKPPSGRRPLVAPRRNSASASRSGSGAARPARRSSKKKKKPSGNHSLLGRFFRWIGRMVFAVAWRGALLLALILFGFTFYYYSKLPPVSDLLNARARGSVTMLDRYGEVFAWRGEQFGGAITPDTVSPHLLHAVVATEDRRFYNHFGVSPRGILGAMIINMREGRGPLQGHGGSTITQQVAKLMCLGTPYDPELWDSEAAYEADCRETTIARKLQEVPFALAMEWRYSKDDILSIYFNRAYLGAGTRGFEAAAQRYFGISAAEVNAPQAAMLAGLLVAPSYFAPTRNLERAQERANVILGLMAREEYLTASELSAARANPATLSDAARDNMGGYFADWIMSEGPSFLTRDTTEDVILRTTFDPAMQRAAEDAINDVFTNQVREGSEAQAAIVVMSADGAVRAMVGGRDLRGAGLFNRATQAQRQTGSAFKPFVYATALDLGWRFDDLILDAPLTLNIPGSGAWSPENYSGEFYGEVTLTEALQASLNTAAVRLSEQVGRDLVRQVASEFGIDSDLAAGPALALGASESSLLEMSGAYAGILNGGSAVTPYGLLELRLMGDDTPLMGQTGGIRERVITDNAARQLIYMMNQVVENGTGQRANLADVEVAGKTGTTNSARDAWFIGFTSDYVAGVWMGYDDNRPLTGVTGGGLPAELWRQTMERIQANQPASPLPMIDPIAEGSRGPNRVLSTNEGTGQVLDGAADLAEQILMQVLGGLLGRSDQ